From the Maioricimonas rarisocia genome, one window contains:
- a CDS encoding aminotransferase class III-fold pyridoxal phosphate-dependent enzyme yields MTRPSPTLRQFADPACFDVFESDLAFFEHKLASFVPPDAFDAHAHWYDLRHILSAAEVEPPIDRPEVGHAAMLASMRRWMGSRLLTDGLYFPFPVRTLDCSAANRFLANELAARPGCRGLMMIRPQDEPAEVERTLLEHAFSGFKVYHCFADRDDTFHADQSEFLPEWAWELADTHGLWITMHMVLPRALSEPANLQYIREHCLQYPAAKMVLAHAARGFNAAHTVDAIDELRGIDNVFFDTSAVCEPAAFEAIIRATGTTRLMYGSDFPISEIRGKAISVGDGFMWLYQHNVDWDSWPHGEHNLVGIESLLALQQACRTMCLADRDIERIFSTNARDQLGIDKRGQSVDVQQQYRHAKTVIPGGTQLLSKRPEMFAPDHWPAYYEQAIGCEVIDTTGRRFIDMASNGILACVLGFADPDVNAAVIRRVQLGSMATQQTYDEVHLADLLLDIHPWSEMARFTRGGGEAMAVAVRIARAATGRDRIAICGYHGWHDWYLAANLGEEGSEALVGHLLPGLDPVGVPQSLRGTTLPFTYNRLDELDALIAAHGDELAAIIMEPTRHTDPAPGFLEGVRERADRIGAKLVFDEISIGWRLCLGGAHLAFGVTPDIAVFAKSISNGFAMGAVIGNATTMTAAQSSFISSAYWTEGIGPAAAVAAVSKMRRIDVPAHLADIGSRFLAGWLDLGSRHGVSVTTGGRPELPTIGFDHADGNALMTLFTRRMLDHNFLAGGGFSPTLAHQPRHVVAYLAAADRVFSEIAESIALGDIQQRIDGLEKHTMFARLT; encoded by the coding sequence ATGACACGCCCCTCCCCTACGCTCCGTCAATTTGCCGACCCCGCCTGCTTTGATGTCTTCGAGTCGGACCTCGCGTTCTTCGAACATAAGCTCGCCAGCTTCGTCCCTCCCGACGCATTCGATGCTCACGCCCACTGGTATGACCTGCGACACATACTGAGTGCTGCAGAGGTCGAACCGCCGATCGACCGTCCCGAAGTCGGCCATGCGGCAATGCTGGCCAGCATGCGCCGCTGGATGGGATCGCGGCTCCTTACCGACGGCCTGTACTTCCCGTTCCCCGTTCGCACGCTGGACTGTTCCGCAGCGAACAGATTTCTCGCCAACGAGCTGGCCGCCCGTCCCGGGTGCCGCGGTCTGATGATGATCCGTCCACAGGACGAGCCCGCCGAGGTCGAGCGAACACTGCTCGAGCACGCGTTCTCCGGCTTCAAGGTCTACCACTGCTTTGCCGACCGGGACGACACGTTTCACGCCGACCAGAGTGAGTTCCTGCCCGAGTGGGCGTGGGAGCTGGCCGACACGCACGGCCTGTGGATCACGATGCACATGGTATTGCCCCGGGCGCTCAGCGAGCCGGCAAACTTACAGTACATCCGGGAACACTGCCTGCAGTACCCCGCTGCGAAGATGGTGCTGGCCCATGCCGCCCGCGGTTTCAATGCCGCTCACACCGTCGACGCGATTGATGAACTTCGCGGAATCGACAACGTTTTCTTCGATACTTCGGCGGTCTGCGAACCGGCCGCCTTCGAAGCGATCATCCGGGCCACCGGCACCACGCGGCTGATGTATGGCAGCGACTTCCCGATCTCCGAGATCCGCGGCAAGGCGATTTCTGTCGGCGACGGCTTCATGTGGCTTTATCAGCACAATGTTGACTGGGACAGCTGGCCTCACGGCGAGCACAATCTCGTCGGCATCGAGTCACTCCTCGCACTGCAGCAGGCCTGCCGGACGATGTGTCTGGCCGACCGGGATATCGAACGCATCTTCTCGACCAATGCCCGCGATCAGCTCGGCATCGACAAACGAGGGCAGAGCGTGGATGTGCAGCAGCAGTACCGGCACGCGAAGACGGTGATTCCCGGGGGGACGCAGCTTCTCTCCAAGCGCCCCGAGATGTTCGCTCCCGACCATTGGCCCGCCTACTACGAACAGGCGATCGGTTGCGAAGTGATCGACACGACTGGCCGCCGGTTCATCGATATGGCATCCAACGGCATCCTCGCCTGCGTACTTGGATTTGCCGATCCCGACGTGAACGCAGCCGTCATCCGCCGCGTGCAGCTCGGCTCAATGGCAACGCAGCAGACCTATGACGAAGTCCATCTCGCCGATCTCCTCCTCGACATCCATCCCTGGTCAGAGATGGCCCGTTTCACAAGAGGCGGCGGAGAAGCCATGGCGGTCGCCGTCCGCATTGCACGTGCCGCCACCGGACGCGATAGAATCGCCATCTGCGGCTACCACGGATGGCACGACTGGTATCTGGCGGCAAATCTCGGTGAAGAGGGAAGTGAAGCACTTGTCGGACACCTCCTGCCGGGGCTCGATCCCGTCGGGGTTCCGCAAAGTCTCCGGGGAACGACGTTGCCATTCACGTACAACCGCCTCGACGAGCTGGATGCATTGATCGCAGCGCACGGCGACGAACTTGCGGCGATCATCATGGAACCAACGCGGCACACCGACCCGGCGCCCGGCTTTCTGGAGGGGGTCCGCGAGCGGGCCGATCGGATTGGTGCGAAGCTTGTTTTCGACGAGATCTCGATTGGGTGGAGACTCTGCCTGGGAGGTGCACACCTGGCGTTCGGCGTCACCCCCGACATCGCGGTCTTCGCCAAGTCGATCAGCAACGGGTTCGCCATGGGAGCCGTGATCGGCAACGCAACGACCATGACTGCCGCCCAGTCCTCGTTCATCTCGAGCGCCTACTGGACGGAGGGCATCGGACCGGCCGCCGCCGTCGCGGCCGTCTCGAAGATGCGCCGGATCGACGTGCCGGCTCACCTGGCTGACATCGGCTCCCGCTTTCTGGCGGGGTGGCTGGATCTGGGCAGCAGGCATGGCGTATCGGTCACGACCGGCGGACGCCCCGAACTGCCGACCATCGGCTTCGATCACGCCGATGGCAACGCGCTGATGACGCTGTTTACCCGGCGAATGCTGGACCACAACTTCCTGGCCGGTGGAGGCTTCAGTCCGACGCTCGCGCACCAGCCAAGGCACGTCGTCGCGTACCTGGCTGCTGCGGATCGCGTCTTCTCCGAGATCGCAGAATCCATTGCTTTGGGCGACATCCAGCAACGGATCGACGGCCTCGAGAAGCACACAATGTTTGCCCGCCTCACGTGA
- a CDS encoding copper oxidase has protein sequence MTSPHAPNGRREFLKQGTLAAVALSTGSAMAQQPQSPPPPPKKQPVVEHPHDHVKAEYDGFSRYQPSRGNSPDSDFYLGKLVPGFRKPEEGPAPFVAPDLQPLSWEMKNGAKEFHLVCQQVEREFLPGYRMVVWGFNGSMPGPTIEVTQGDRVRLVVHNELPEETSVHWHGFELPVQFDGSHTLTQNPIKPGKTFVYEFDVHEEGTFFYHSHVAMQETMGMVGWFIVHPRKPFDPPVDRDFGLIFQNFAIMPNQTVNDSFAEGWNWHTINGRSGPYTTPLVVRHGERVRIRIMDFSPIQHHPIHIHGHTFWVTGHEGARAPKSAWIPRNTELIAVAQASEFEFIANNPGDWMFHCHMTHHMMNHMVTHVGPRSRPNQHVDQYLANLDRRPQIPIAHEDPAFAVPGYPQGMKGMEMSEEFMKTIWLRREFMGMRATAPKSLKGLMTALRVLPDDLYSRVMESDEPIEKGAIFQEIVNRFGTPAAYEPAPKMMMH, from the coding sequence ATGACTTCACCCCACGCCCCCAACGGACGCCGCGAATTCCTCAAACAGGGAACGCTGGCTGCCGTCGCCCTGTCGACCGGCTCCGCGATGGCCCAGCAGCCGCAGTCGCCGCCCCCCCCGCCGAAGAAGCAGCCGGTTGTCGAACATCCGCATGACCACGTGAAAGCCGAGTACGACGGCTTCTCCCGCTATCAGCCGTCCCGCGGCAACTCTCCGGACAGCGATTTCTATCTCGGCAAGCTGGTTCCCGGCTTTCGCAAGCCGGAAGAAGGTCCTGCCCCGTTCGTGGCTCCCGACCTGCAGCCGCTCTCGTGGGAAATGAAGAACGGAGCCAAGGAATTCCATCTGGTCTGCCAGCAGGTCGAGCGCGAGTTCCTGCCCGGCTACCGCATGGTGGTCTGGGGCTTTAACGGATCGATGCCCGGCCCGACGATTGAAGTGACTCAGGGGGACCGGGTCCGGCTCGTCGTCCACAACGAACTGCCGGAAGAGACTTCGGTTCACTGGCACGGCTTTGAGCTTCCCGTGCAGTTCGACGGCTCCCATACGTTGACGCAAAACCCGATCAAGCCGGGGAAGACGTTCGTCTACGAGTTCGACGTTCACGAAGAGGGGACGTTCTTCTACCACAGCCACGTCGCCATGCAGGAGACCATGGGGATGGTCGGCTGGTTCATCGTTCATCCCCGGAAGCCCTTCGATCCACCGGTCGACCGGGACTTCGGCCTGATCTTCCAGAACTTCGCGATCATGCCGAATCAGACCGTCAACGACTCCTTTGCGGAGGGCTGGAACTGGCATACGATCAACGGTCGCAGCGGTCCGTACACGACGCCGCTGGTCGTACGCCACGGCGAGCGGGTTCGAATCCGGATCATGGACTTCTCGCCGATCCAGCATCACCCGATTCACATTCACGGTCACACATTCTGGGTGACCGGTCATGAAGGGGCCCGTGCTCCGAAGTCGGCCTGGATTCCGCGGAACACCGAACTGATTGCCGTCGCCCAGGCGAGCGAGTTCGAATTCATCGCCAACAACCCCGGCGACTGGATGTTCCACTGTCACATGACGCACCACATGATGAACCATATGGTCACGCATGTCGGTCCCCGCAGCCGCCCGAACCAGCATGTGGACCAGTACCTGGCCAACCTCGATCGACGCCCGCAGATTCCCATCGCGCACGAGGATCCGGCCTTTGCCGTCCCCGGTTATCCCCAGGGGATGAAAGGCATGGAGATGTCCGAGGAATTCATGAAGACGATCTGGTTGCGGCGGGAATTCATGGGGATGCGGGCCACCGCCCCGAAATCACTGAAGGGGCTGATGACGGCTCTGCGCGTTCTTCCGGATGACCTGTACAGCCGTGTGATGGAGTCGGACGAGCCGATCGAGAAAGGGGCGATCTTTCAGGAGATCGTCAACCGGTTCGGCACGCCCGCCGCTTACGAGCCGGCCCCGAAGATGATGATGCATTGA
- a CDS encoding TolC family protein has protein sequence MSVPRCITYGLLALLATGAGDLCAQPASHPRGESADHRATTPRIVSPRRIGRRFTEPPAVPALTAPEWASAVPRPEHEGPYDLELLLSLACENNPTIRQSRLFITAQLAKAIQAGLYPNPEASYVGEQIGLMSTPGEWQGAEIEQRFVTAGKLHLSRSKYLQRAQVAEHLAVAQQFRVCNDVRIHFVRALAAMRITELQRELLKTAEDLVRTVHEMHNLGQANRADAHRANALLQNHRLKVLQAENESRRHLVELSALVGLDLMLPRLEGQLESERPLIDFESAAAQILQCSPELLAAYAKLREDSITIQREEVEWVPDIIVSGGAGYNFVDNQTTAAARVRIEIPLFDRNQGTIDQALADYSRQQAEIRRTQLDLQRRLAKEYDTYITALQHVTEYESVILPEKRAAYRVALESYKDDREIWPDVLNAYEDYTNSRIQYVRQLQQRRISETMIDGYLLHDGLKMPTGPVPDGHIDSVPKPR, from the coding sequence ATGTCGGTGCCGCGCTGCATCACGTATGGACTTCTTGCTCTGCTGGCCACCGGAGCCGGTGACCTCTGCGCCCAGCCGGCGTCTCATCCGAGGGGCGAATCGGCCGATCATCGTGCTACGACGCCACGCATTGTCTCGCCGCGCCGAATCGGCCGGAGGTTCACCGAGCCCCCCGCCGTACCGGCTCTGACGGCGCCGGAGTGGGCCAGCGCCGTTCCCCGCCCGGAGCATGAAGGGCCGTACGACCTCGAGCTGCTGCTCAGTCTCGCCTGCGAGAACAATCCGACAATCCGTCAGTCCCGTCTGTTCATCACGGCCCAGCTCGCCAAGGCGATTCAGGCCGGACTCTATCCCAACCCCGAAGCGTCTTACGTCGGCGAGCAGATCGGGCTGATGAGCACGCCCGGCGAATGGCAGGGTGCAGAGATCGAGCAGCGGTTTGTCACCGCCGGCAAGCTCCACCTCAGCCGCAGTAAATATCTGCAGCGGGCACAGGTCGCAGAGCATCTGGCTGTCGCACAGCAGTTCCGCGTCTGCAACGACGTTCGCATTCACTTCGTGAGGGCGCTCGCAGCGATGCGGATCACGGAACTGCAACGGGAACTCCTCAAGACGGCTGAAGATCTCGTTCGCACCGTCCACGAGATGCACAATCTGGGACAGGCCAACCGTGCCGATGCCCACCGCGCGAACGCTCTGCTGCAGAACCACCGCCTGAAAGTTCTGCAGGCCGAGAACGAGTCGCGACGACATCTTGTGGAGCTGTCCGCCCTGGTCGGCCTGGACCTGATGCTTCCCCGTCTCGAAGGACAGCTGGAATCGGAGCGGCCGCTGATCGACTTCGAATCCGCCGCAGCACAGATCCTGCAGTGCAGCCCGGAGCTGCTTGCCGCCTACGCCAAGCTTCGCGAAGACAGCATCACCATCCAGCGTGAAGAAGTCGAATGGGTGCCGGATATCATTGTCTCCGGCGGAGCCGGCTACAACTTCGTCGACAACCAGACCACCGCAGCTGCTCGCGTGCGGATCGAGATTCCCCTGTTCGACCGTAATCAGGGGACGATCGACCAGGCCCTGGCCGACTACTCCCGGCAGCAGGCGGAGATTCGCCGCACGCAACTGGATCTCCAGCGACGACTCGCGAAAGAGTACGACACCTACATCACCGCCCTGCAGCACGTAACTGAATACGAGTCGGTCATCCTGCCGGAGAAACGGGCCGCGTACCGTGTGGCTCTGGAAAGCTACAAGGACGATCGGGAAATCTGGCCGGACGTCCTGAACGCTTACGAGGACTACACGAACAGCCGCATCCAGTACGTCCGGCAGTTGCAGCAGCGGCGAATCAGCGAAACGATGATCGACGGCTATCTGCTGCACGACGGACTGAAGATGCCAACCGGTCCGGTTCCGGACGGGCATATCGACAGCGTGCCGAAGCCGCGCTGA
- a CDS encoding trypsin-like peptidase domain-containing protein has protein sequence MRDQWYVQNGNRVAGPFSRRQLAALAQQGKLKPHNLIRNGQQGEWQPVSGVSGLLPAGRPGPSPNEKSGTPEKPSAEPSPTLSPIMLVGLIGGAVFLSTAATAVVCVMLLTRPSGDENPGQPPPVVEDSAPEPESESFLPQPERERNDVTAAPAEPAAGPAQAPAPARVAAAPAEPASPNVTAEKTRPAEKQKPLAKPPAKVVTEVQPLLPPIPEEKVAISDAEIRKFERGVKLERRAVHACARYEVFAQSFAFTPEQQTEIDSTLDEWKKRSEADLYRLGSDWVPREEVVAAEQSAEQLIQRAVALIEVGNFDGCIEQLEDANRENPNGIKAPFLLGLIWSLPFAGLNGPDNAEKYFRVVLLRHPNHPAALNSMALAQIKQGDHNAAFRNLEEAASLADVCPEVVQNLGRFIRLAESGRIKTTSATLRRYSDLYSELIATKRGPEFNDRLGWLHMLPVFPTAEREESAETSAAHVGKGGEKLVPMFSGSGFVVAPGYVMTNRHVAVDENLGVADTIGIPDPANPKNELHGTVVAVSDEVDLALIHFPKLTAKPLPLHPQKIDLASDVLILGFPRGDVLGTGMKATQGVITGLPDATRQGELGRYYIFDATSDQGNSGGPVFDRTGRVVGVLTFLYREGASIVSQGVVSQGIDAELSGGVTSESAHAFANQHIARFAEQAAPDAAKFDDWAQLTRSVSPSVFRLTVYYRAGLPQLQVAADLGQVKRSAMEDYTCPRCNGGSRLPCPQRGCQRGEVSVKYFDSKVIGVGTNRTVMRVPRYRKERCPRCEGKASLDCPDCVIGIDTTLLR, from the coding sequence ATGCGAGATCAGTGGTACGTCCAGAATGGTAACCGGGTGGCTGGTCCGTTCTCCAGGCGGCAACTCGCTGCCCTTGCGCAACAGGGCAAGCTGAAGCCGCACAACCTCATCCGCAATGGCCAGCAGGGCGAATGGCAGCCGGTTTCCGGGGTGAGTGGCCTGCTGCCGGCCGGTCGCCCGGGTCCGTCCCCCAACGAGAAGTCAGGGACGCCCGAGAAACCGTCAGCGGAGCCCTCCCCCACTCTCTCACCGATAATGCTCGTCGGTCTGATCGGAGGTGCGGTCTTCCTCTCGACGGCCGCGACCGCAGTCGTCTGTGTCATGCTGCTCACGCGCCCCTCGGGCGACGAGAATCCGGGCCAGCCCCCTCCGGTCGTTGAAGACTCGGCGCCAGAACCGGAATCGGAGTCCTTCCTGCCGCAACCGGAGCGTGAGCGAAACGACGTCACGGCCGCACCTGCCGAACCGGCGGCTGGTCCAGCACAAGCACCGGCTCCCGCAAGAGTGGCCGCCGCCCCGGCGGAGCCGGCTTCACCCAACGTCACTGCCGAGAAGACCAGACCAGCCGAAAAGCAGAAGCCGCTTGCGAAGCCCCCCGCGAAGGTCGTGACCGAAGTCCAGCCGCTTCTGCCTCCGATCCCGGAGGAGAAGGTCGCGATCAGCGATGCCGAGATCCGCAAGTTCGAACGCGGCGTGAAGCTGGAGCGTCGCGCCGTCCACGCCTGTGCACGGTACGAGGTCTTCGCGCAAAGCTTCGCATTCACTCCGGAGCAACAGACAGAGATCGACAGCACGCTGGACGAGTGGAAGAAGCGATCGGAAGCCGATCTGTACCGGCTCGGCTCCGACTGGGTTCCACGTGAGGAGGTCGTCGCGGCTGAGCAGTCCGCCGAACAGTTGATCCAGCGGGCGGTCGCTCTCATCGAGGTGGGAAACTTCGACGGCTGCATCGAACAACTCGAGGACGCCAACCGCGAAAACCCCAACGGCATCAAGGCACCGTTCCTGCTGGGGCTGATCTGGTCCCTCCCCTTCGCCGGCCTGAATGGTCCCGACAATGCCGAGAAGTACTTTCGCGTCGTTCTGCTGCGCCATCCGAACCATCCGGCGGCGCTCAACAGCATGGCACTGGCGCAGATCAAACAGGGGGACCACAACGCCGCGTTCCGCAACCTCGAAGAAGCCGCCTCACTCGCCGACGTCTGCCCCGAAGTCGTGCAGAACCTTGGGCGCTTCATTCGTCTGGCGGAGTCCGGCAGAATCAAAACCACTTCGGCCACGCTTCGCCGCTACTCGGATCTGTACTCCGAACTGATTGCCACCAAACGGGGCCCGGAGTTCAATGACCGCCTCGGCTGGCTGCACATGCTGCCGGTATTCCCCACCGCCGAACGGGAAGAATCCGCCGAGACATCGGCCGCGCATGTCGGCAAGGGGGGCGAGAAGCTCGTGCCAATGTTCTCCGGCTCCGGGTTCGTCGTGGCACCCGGCTATGTGATGACCAACCGGCACGTGGCGGTCGACGAGAACCTCGGCGTGGCCGACACAATCGGGATTCCCGACCCGGCCAATCCGAAGAACGAACTGCACGGCACTGTCGTCGCTGTCTCTGACGAGGTCGACCTGGCACTGATTCATTTTCCGAAGCTGACGGCAAAGCCGCTGCCGCTGCATCCTCAGAAAATCGACCTGGCCAGCGACGTGCTTATCCTCGGCTTCCCTCGCGGCGACGTACTGGGGACCGGCATGAAGGCCACTCAGGGGGTGATCACCGGATTGCCCGACGCCACCCGCCAGGGAGAGCTGGGACGCTACTACATTTTCGACGCCACCAGCGATCAGGGAAACAGCGGCGGCCCGGTGTTCGACCGGACCGGACGTGTCGTCGGTGTATTGACGTTTCTGTACCGCGAGGGTGCCAGCATCGTCTCGCAGGGGGTGGTTTCTCAGGGAATCGACGCCGAGCTGAGCGGCGGCGTCACGTCGGAATCGGCCCACGCATTTGCGAATCAACACATCGCCCGTTTCGCTGAGCAGGCAGCCCCCGATGCCGCGAAGTTCGACGACTGGGCCCAGCTCACGCGCAGTGTCTCCCCGTCCGTCTTCCGCCTCACCGTCTACTATCGTGCCGGCCTGCCTCAACTGCAGGTGGCAGCCGATCTCGGTCAGGTCAAACGGAGCGCGATGGAGGATTATACCTGTCCCCGCTGCAACGGTGGTTCGCGACTCCCCTGTCCTCAACGGGGATGTCAGCGGGGCGAAGTGTCGGTGAAGTACTTCGATTCGAAGGTCATCGGAGTCGGCACGAACCGGACGGTTATGCGTGTGCCCCGATACCGCAAAGAGAGATGCCCCCGCTGCGAAGGGAAAGCCTCGCTCGACTGCCCGGACTGCGTCATCGGCATCGATACGACGCTACTGCGGTAG
- a CDS encoding HlyD family secretion protein codes for MPRHTLVDLADCTEFRQTLAARPPGFIHVTVLLLLLLVGGVVAWAAMTEASLVIVASGQVRPAGDVARIYAPAGTSLNGRVVDVAFEEGDPVRAGDVLLRFDTEALDNRFAKLERTATAAREELTELDGLRTRLEEQRDSARARAQAELAQGESELLRELQRQELDRAEALAARDAAKSRLERQQRLRAGGVSTAQALEDAKAALDKAEQALRRAALPPDGKGIDVLRKSLELVDRDFEVRLAELEARRAVKRGEIDAAQRELANLQLERDQAVLRASVDGEVISDSIRPGDILEAGKTAILIAEEGRLHFEARVANEDVGELEVGMPVRIKFDAFDFQTYGVVEGRISFIAPDASPDAATTGSGYEVRIDLDSESIGRGDENGQIKLGMGGTAEIVVDRETLAEIMLKQVRHTISLN; via the coding sequence ATGCCTCGCCATACGCTCGTTGACCTGGCTGACTGCACCGAGTTCCGGCAGACCCTCGCTGCACGGCCGCCCGGCTTCATCCATGTTACGGTGCTCCTGCTCCTGCTTCTGGTTGGTGGAGTGGTTGCCTGGGCAGCGATGACGGAAGCCTCGCTGGTGATCGTCGCCAGCGGCCAGGTCCGACCGGCTGGTGATGTGGCGCGGATTTACGCCCCTGCGGGAACAAGCCTGAACGGTCGTGTCGTCGACGTCGCGTTCGAAGAAGGAGACCCGGTGCGGGCCGGCGATGTGTTGCTGCGGTTCGACACCGAAGCACTCGATAACCGGTTCGCAAAGCTGGAACGGACGGCCACCGCGGCACGCGAAGAGCTTACAGAGCTGGACGGGCTGCGAACCCGCCTGGAAGAACAACGGGATTCCGCCCGGGCTCGGGCGCAGGCCGAACTGGCTCAGGGAGAATCGGAACTGCTTCGCGAACTCCAGCGACAGGAACTGGATCGTGCCGAGGCGCTCGCAGCGCGCGATGCCGCGAAGAGCCGCCTGGAACGGCAGCAGCGACTGCGGGCCGGCGGTGTCTCGACGGCTCAGGCTCTCGAAGATGCGAAAGCGGCGCTGGACAAGGCGGAACAGGCGCTGCGGCGGGCGGCACTCCCTCCTGACGGAAAGGGTATCGACGTGCTGAGGAAATCGCTCGAACTGGTCGATCGGGACTTCGAAGTCCGGTTGGCCGAGCTGGAAGCCAGACGGGCCGTCAAACGAGGCGAGATTGATGCAGCGCAGCGGGAACTGGCGAACCTGCAACTCGAGCGGGATCAGGCCGTGCTGCGGGCTTCCGTCGATGGCGAAGTGATTTCCGACAGCATTCGCCCGGGAGACATCCTCGAGGCGGGCAAGACAGCGATCCTCATTGCCGAGGAAGGCCGGCTGCACTTCGAGGCCCGCGTGGCCAACGAGGACGTCGGCGAACTGGAGGTGGGCATGCCAGTCCGGATCAAGTTCGACGCGTTCGACTTTCAGACCTACGGCGTCGTCGAGGGGCGGATCTCCTTCATCGCTCCGGATGCGAGTCCCGATGCTGCTACGACCGGATCAGGCTACGAAGTCCGCATCGACCTCGATTCTGAATCGATCGGCCGCGGCGACGAAAACGGTCAGATCAAGCTGGGGATGGGGGGGACGGCAGAGATCGTCGTCGACCGCGAGACGCTCGCCGAGATCATGCTCAAACAGGTGCGGCACACAATCAGCCTGAACTGA
- a CDS encoding four-helix bundle copper-binding protein, giving the protein MSKYSSCLEACQECAVACQNCLYQMAGMESSNDCPKCCIECAEICEQAVRVLARDSRYAEQYCQLCAEICDWCAEQCGEHDHEHCKKCAEACRECAEECRKMVGAAA; this is encoded by the coding sequence ATGAGCAAATACTCGAGTTGTCTGGAAGCCTGTCAGGAATGTGCTGTCGCCTGCCAGAACTGCCTCTATCAGATGGCGGGGATGGAGAGCTCCAACGACTGCCCCAAGTGCTGCATCGAATGTGCGGAGATCTGTGAGCAGGCAGTCCGTGTACTGGCCCGGGACAGTCGCTATGCGGAACAGTATTGTCAGCTCTGCGCCGAGATCTGCGACTGGTGCGCTGAGCAGTGCGGCGAGCATGACCACGAGCACTGCAAGAAGTGCGCTGAGGCCTGCCGCGAGTGCGCCGAAGAGTGCCGCAAAATGGTCGGCGCGGCTGCCTGA